A portion of the Candidatus Babeliales bacterium genome contains these proteins:
- a CDS encoding lipoate protein ligase C-terminal domain-containing protein has protein sequence MIKEIKEISQEMIKLNSQVYGTILSKKDLKKIKEALIGIQLNQNNINKLLQEASFTSTSNPNELITIITNIHQSLYQLGIFTEKIYTLLDKFVCNYREEWNITKINQA, from the coding sequence ATGATTAAAGAAATAAAAGAAATCTCACAAGAGATGATTAAATTAAATTCTCAAGTTTATGGGACAATTCTTTCGAAAAAAGATCTAAAAAAAATAAAAGAAGCTCTAATTGGAATACAATTAAACCAAAACAATATTAATAAATTATTACAAGAGGCATCATTCACGTCTACATCAAATCCTAATGAATTAATCACAATAATAACCAACATTCATCAATCTCTTTACCAACTAGGCATATTTACCGAAAAAATTTATACATTATTGGATAAATTTGTATGCAATTACAGAGAAGAATGGAATATCACTAAAATAAATCAAGCATAA
- a CDS encoding AAA family ATPase, with the protein MSYIHHTILVSILSSQIALSNDSINSNNISQIHFDIKSLYAPEVPEEIRKKIIDEISQQQQNSNPKKTESFTEKDIEEMEFVFEASPEEAQCIVNYLYDPNYFPGVKEYRSVFFVGEPGTGKSVTAKAIAHKMCQKGWEYKFLSSTSFLREYRNQTAIQLQKELEKIESSNKPTILIIDEIHRLLENTESKHHDTDATATALWTFLDRQKNNNNFFLIGTMNRIHKLPKPVKSRILSDFIEFPLMTDPIKKNNILRRNLSTQNSQINTEITESFLIKELEKINPYSGRDLEKLSKEILVQSKLNSRNQPYPITITQNNISQGMNSYLRKRTIIQYDIEEETDDERQERHHKETLEMHEKHFIQQQKISIAIHDHQNEVNNNVSSTHMNRESRAHIDSLISDEQNQLYKNMMANTETRKAQEAAEKKAAEEKAAAEKARINTENSFGNQIKKLFS; encoded by the coding sequence ATGTCATACATACACCATACTATTCTCGTATCTATATTATCTTCCCAAATTGCCTTATCAAACGATTCCATCAATTCCAACAATATTAGCCAGATTCATTTCGACATAAAATCATTATATGCACCTGAAGTACCTGAAGAAATTCGCAAAAAAATCATAGATGAAATATCTCAACAACAACAAAATTCCAATCCCAAAAAAACCGAATCTTTTACTGAAAAAGATATTGAAGAAATGGAGTTTGTCTTTGAAGCTTCACCAGAAGAAGCTCAGTGTATTGTCAATTATCTATACGATCCTAACTATTTTCCTGGCGTTAAAGAATATAGATCAGTATTTTTTGTGGGAGAGCCTGGAACCGGAAAATCTGTTACTGCTAAAGCTATTGCTCATAAAATGTGTCAAAAAGGTTGGGAATATAAATTTTTATCAAGCACATCCTTTTTAAGAGAATATCGCAATCAAACAGCTATACAACTCCAAAAAGAACTAGAAAAAATCGAATCTTCCAACAAACCAACTATTTTAATTATCGACGAAATACATCGCTTACTTGAAAACACCGAAAGTAAACATCATGACACAGACGCAACAGCAACAGCACTATGGACATTTCTTGACAGACAAAAAAACAATAATAACTTCTTTCTCATTGGAACAATGAATCGTATACATAAATTACCAAAACCAGTCAAAAGTAGAATTCTCTCTGATTTTATAGAATTTCCATTAATGACTGACCCAATAAAAAAAAATAATATTCTTCGTAGAAATCTATCAACTCAAAATAGTCAAATTAATACAGAAATAACCGAATCTTTTTTAATTAAAGAATTAGAAAAAATAAACCCCTATTCTGGACGAGATTTAGAAAAATTATCAAAAGAAATCTTAGTGCAAAGCAAATTAAACAGTAGAAACCAACCTTATCCAATCACTATAACTCAAAACAATATCTCTCAAGGAATGAATAGTTACCTAAGAAAAAGAACAATAATACAATATGATATTGAAGAAGAAACTGATGATGAACGACAAGAGCGTCATCATAAAGAAACCTTAGAAATGCATGAAAAACACTTCATTCAACAACAAAAAATCAGCATAGCTATACATGACCATCAAAATGAAGTTAACAATAATGTCTCTTCTACTCATATGAACCGTGAGAGTAGAGCGCATATTGATTCTTTAATTTCAGATGAACAAAATCAACTCTACAAAAATATGATGGCAAATACTGAAACAAGAAAAGCTCAAGAAGCTGCTGAAAAAAAAGCTGCCGAAGAGAAAGCTGCTGCAGAAAAAGCAAGGATAAATACAGAAAATTCTTTCGGCAATCAAATTAAAAAGCTGTTCTCATGA
- a CDS encoding ATP-binding protein yields MNQLKLITLVILSSYLLAAQEKQQTPINKTVDFNISPLYLPDPEYFQQNTAKESIIQKNQIIDKTPLPRPARWIVESAMENAPKLVKGIFTYLQLRSCCSIATQSIINIPSFHRFILVGPPGSGKTTLAYAIAEMLGYTYTFIPAADLLGKFRNETAINLQKIIQKCISDGGKRVIIIDELHKLFEHHKMEQTDHSQTAASFWLILDHIEKFFPNIIIIGTANNVDKLPPEIKSRFTGKIIHIQAPDKNQKIQIFKNSIIHDQSMELDPSITDAFIAKIIQQMEQQSLRDIRLFIDSAKIFYYAEQTISHSKLPIVLTKIHFQQALNQLQAESQALKESFSDQLCKKLQPWGVVFAIAVNIITLIKASHELTCKTKFLIKKYSH; encoded by the coding sequence ATGAATCAACTTAAATTAATCACTTTAGTGATTTTATCCAGCTATCTATTAGCTGCCCAAGAAAAACAACAAACACCAATAAATAAAACTGTAGATTTTAATATTTCTCCATTATATCTGCCTGATCCTGAATATTTTCAACAAAATACAGCGAAAGAAAGTATTATTCAGAAAAATCAAATAATAGATAAAACTCCATTACCAAGACCTGCACGATGGATTGTAGAATCAGCAATGGAAAATGCTCCAAAATTAGTAAAGGGAATTTTTACCTATTTACAATTACGTTCATGTTGCTCTATTGCAACTCAATCCATTATAAATATACCTTCTTTTCATCGTTTTATTTTAGTAGGACCACCAGGATCAGGTAAAACAACCTTAGCTTACGCGATCGCTGAAATGCTTGGATATACCTATACATTTATTCCTGCCGCAGATCTTTTAGGAAAATTTAGAAATGAAACTGCTATTAATTTGCAAAAAATTATACAAAAATGTATCTCTGATGGAGGAAAAAGAGTAATCATTATTGATGAATTACACAAATTATTTGAGCATCATAAAATGGAACAAACTGACCATTCACAAACTGCTGCAAGCTTTTGGCTTATTCTTGATCATATAGAAAAATTCTTTCCTAATATCATCATCATTGGCACTGCTAATAATGTTGATAAACTACCTCCGGAAATTAAAAGTCGTTTTACAGGCAAAATTATTCATATACAAGCACCTGATAAAAATCAAAAAATTCAGATTTTTAAAAATAGTATCATACATGATCAATCAATGGAGCTTGATCCATCAATTACTGATGCATTCATTGCAAAAATAATACAACAAATGGAACAACAATCGTTACGGGACATACGTTTATTTATTGATTCAGCAAAAATATTTTACTATGCAGAGCAAACTATTTCTCATTCAAAACTGCCTATTGTTTTAACAAAAATACATTTTCAACAAGCGCTTAATCAATTACAAGCAGAATCACAAGCATTAAAAGAAAGTTTCTCGGATCAACTTTGTAAAAAGTTACAACCGTGGGGCGTTGTTTTTGCAATTGCTGTCAATATAATCACACTCATAAAAGCATCGCATGAATTAACATGTAAAACTAAGTTTCTTATAAAAAAATATAGTCACTAA